The window TTTCGAGCGGAGTGTAAAGCAGTCTAGAACCACGAAGCTGTTTAGGCTCAGATCCTCTCTCACTCTTTTTCACTTAAGTATTTCTAATTTATCTCTTTTTCGATTGAAAACAAACATAGGAGTGCTCAGCGAAGCTAAATCTGTCTCGGGATAGATCTCTCCATCCCACTGCGTTCCAGTCGAGATGACGAGTATGATATTTGTTCCCGCAGACCAGCTTAATCTGAGGGAACAAAGTTATATCTCACAACCGTTTTCATCACAAATGGCGTCGCCGGTTTTATTTAAAGAGGTAAGCTTTGTTTTAGGTTGTGCTTCTTTCCATTCTTTAAAACTTTGTGTCAAAGCCTCGGTAAAAGCCTGTATGGGTTGCGCACCCGAAACTCCATATTTTCTGTCCATTACAAAATAGGGAACTCCACGAATGCCCAGGTTTTGGCTTTCATAAATATCGTAACGCACTGCCTCAGCAAACTGATCACCAGCCAAAACTGCTTCAGCTTCTGCTTTATCTAAACCGATTTCTATTGCAACATCAACCAAAACACTGGTTTCTCCTATATTTTTCGCTTTCACAAAATGTGCTTCAAACAGTTTTTCTTCAGCCAGGTCCTGCAGGTTATGCTTTGCCGCCAAATGAATTAAACGGTGCGCATTAAAGGTATTGGCAGGTATGTTGGTATCAAAATCGATAGTTAAACCTGCATTTGCAGCCATATCAACAACTTGTTTGGTCATTTGCCTGGCTTGCTCAACAGGCATTCCCTTACTACGCGAGAGGTAATCGTAAACCGTTTCGTTGTTGGTATTGTGGTATTCAGGATTAAGCTGATAACTTTTCCAATCTACTTCAATTTCATTTTTAAAAGGCAGCGTTTCGATAGCTTGCTCAAAATGCCTTTTTCCGATATAGCAAAACGGACACATTACATCCGACCAGATTTCTACTTTCATGATACAAAATTAGGGCGATTATATTTGCCCAGGGTAAGCTGAAAGTCAAAAGCCACTATCTTTTAGGATAGTGGCCTTTGAACCGTGTGTAATGATTATTATTGATATAACTGATTAAATATCAATTTAAATGTACCGTGTGTTTGTGCCCTGAATGCAATCTCAGGTCCAAAGGCAAACAGTTTTCCTTTACCCACTTTGGCTTCAAAAGCGGTTACCCCGTCCTGCAGGTAGGCCTGTCCCCAGGCCCAACCACTCCGCAAAGGCGTAGCATTTTCGAACCACATTAAGGGTTTAATTTTTCCTGATGCAATGGCATCGCCGGTTAATTTAAAAACTGGACTATTATCAAAATAAACATCTGCTTCTTTTTCCATTCCCCAGGTACATGGCAAACTGGTGTCAACTGCTACATTTAAAACACTGCCCGGAACATAATATTTTTCGGCAGGTAACCTTTTTTCTTCCCCATTAACAATTTCCATCATCGCATTGCGTACAGGTAATTTTAAATGATAAGCCAGATTGGTGCTACTGCCAATGGTAACGATATTTCCTCCTGCTTCTAAAAATTTTTTCAACTCTGGGATCGATTTATCAGCACTTATCCTGCCTAAGCGGTTTCTATATTCCTGCGGAACTTCTTCCATTTTAGGCGCGAAAGACCGGCCACCACCTTGAACAGAAGGAATGGCACCTCCAACAAAAATAATCGCATCGTATTTAGATTTTAAATTGCCTGCATCAATATCTTGCGGGTAAATTACTGTGGCATTGAAATGGTACTGCTCCATCATCCACCTTACCCACCCCGATGCCATAGAACCGCCGTAGGTGTCCCAAAGGGCAATCCGCGATGCCGAAATTTTAACTTTATCTTTTGGCACTGCTGCCGTTTTTAGTTTAACATTAGCCTTTTCTAAAACCTGTTTCCCAGCCGATGAAACATAGAAATCGCCATTTTCGGTCGAACGAAATACTTCAACCTTGTTTTTTAACAGGTCGTTTACTGCCATGTAAGAATCGTTTTGTGCCGCACTCAATACATAGCCAGCACCATTCGGAAACTTATTTTCGGCCTTTAACAAAGTACCGTAAGGGTTTTTCTCAAATGGTCCTGAAAAATCATCCAGAATGCGATCGAACTTAACATCCATCAAGTAAGCCAAAGTCCATCCAGCTGCATCGTAAGGAGGAATCGGCGCACCGCCTTCATATTTAAAATCGTTAGGGTGATCTTGCGGCTCAAACATATCAAGCACATGCGGGCGAAAAGCCTGATCGGTTTTAACCACATAACTGCCCGCAGGGTAATTTTTACCAGCTACCGTAAATCCTGCCGTTGCCTTTTGTACCACAATGCCCGTTCTGATCAGCGCATTTAAAAATTTTATAGCCGAATTAAAATCAGGCTGATCTGCAGAAACAATATAACCACGCGGGTCGCGGTTTGCAGGTGCTTTCATCACGGTATCGAAAGCTTTAATACTAAGTTGCCTAGAGCCGAAGTCGGCATCACCCGTGGCTGCGCTTTCTTTATCTTTTTTGGCTGCATTATTAATCGCTTCGATTTTCTTTGGCGAAAACGACCAGGTGTCTTTTTTACCCCGTTCAATAGAGTTTCTGCCCATTTGGTAAATATTAAACAACAGCTCATCACGATAACGCTGTGCATAGTTTAAAACCGCATAGTTTAACGATACAGAATAATCGATTGAGTTTTTAAAATACCATTTTCTAGGGGTAACAGGGTTCGGAGAATCGCTATTAGGCAATAAGCGTGATGGAACCAAAGGAATTTCTGATGGAGTAGGGTTGCCCACAATCTCGGTCAGTAAGCCAATCATATTATGAAAATAGGTTGTTGTTCTTAAACCACCGTTGTACCAGGTAGAAAAAACGGAACCACCACGCTGGGTATAACCGGGCTTATTTTCTACGTTCATCCGGGTATGCATGGCTGCGCCTACAGCATCCAAACTGGTTAACAAAGTTGGGTCGAATACATAATTGAAAGGATCGCGGTAGGGTGGGCCTGCAACGACCGTTCCTGCCGGGCCTGCCTGATGGTGGTTGTACATAATTTGCGGAATCCATTCAACAAAAAGCTGTCGACCTATATTTTGGGTTTCTTTTAGGTTTAACATAAAGAAATCGCGATTATTATCGTGCCCTGCGTACTTTTCATACAAAACCGGCAAACCCGAAGTTGTTCTCTTGCTCTGATCCTTTTCACGCATGTACCAGTTACTCATCAGCTCTTGTCCATCTGGGTTGGCATGTGTAAATAAAATGATCACATTATCGAGGATACGTAAGGTTTCCGGATCAGTTCTCGAAGCAAATTCATATGCTGTTTGAATTAACTGATGCGCTCCCACCACTTCATTGGCGTGCAAACCGCCATCAATCCAAACCACAGCTTTTCCTTCGGCGGCTAATGCTTTAGCCTGTTCTGTCGTAATTTCGGCATGTGCCAGCTGTTGCGAAATTTCTTTATAGCGATCTAACTTCTTCAAATTTTCGGGCGAAGAAACAATCAGCATGTACTGGCTTCTTCCTTCTTCGGTTTGGCCAATATCAACCAGTTTAACTCGTTTGGAGGTTTCGGCCAGTTTTTTAAAGTAAGCCGAAGTTTGGGTATAATTGGCCAGCTGGTAATTATCGCCAATATCAAAACCGAAATGCGATTTCGGCGTTGGCACTTCCTGAGCCTGGACAGCACAATAAGCGGTAATTAAAAAAGCTAAACAAATCTTTTTCAGGTAGTTTTTTATCATAATTGAGTTAGTTTGATGGATAATCAAATATAATATAGAAAGTGGAGCGATTTTACATGCGCTAAATTTGTTACAGTGAACGCCTTGTATCAACTTTGAATTTGATCGATGCAATATTTCTTCTTAATTTTTCAAATTATCAAAAATTAAAATTTTTCGGCGCTAATTTCTACATTTGACCATAACTTATACCTAAAAAATGACCTTAGCAGAAAGAATAGAAAACTCTAAAACCAGTATTTTCAAAGCCGTTTTCCCGAATACCACAAACCACTACGATACACTTTTTGGCGGTACCGCTATGCACATGATGGATGAAGTTGCTTTTATAACCGCCACTCGTTTTAGCAGGCAGATTATGGTTACTGTGAGCAGCGACAGGATAGATTTTAAAAAACCAATCCCAGCCGGAACCATTGTAGAGCTAATTGGCAAAGTAAACCATGTAGGTAACACCAGTTTAAAAGTGAATGTCGAAATTTATATCGAACAAATGTATGCCGAAGGCCGTGAACTGGCTGTACATGGCGATTTTACCTTTGTGGCAATAGATGAAAACAAAAAGCCGGTTCAGGTAATCAAATAATCATGTAAAACTCTTTCTAAATGATATAACAGTTGAGGTGGGCAGTCCTTTATTTTTGAAAAAACTTAAACTTATGGAACATCAGCATAGCACAGCAGATTTAGAAAATATTGCCAAACAACTAGCCTGTCCTGAAGGCGCACAGGGTATTAAAACAGGTGAGCTGATGAGCATCAACAATCTTGGGATGACACATGCTGCTATTGATGCCCTCGTTATTGAAAAAGGAGATATCATACTGGAGATTGGTCACGGAAATGGTTCACATATCGAATATCTACTTAAAAAGGCTAATGATATCCGGTACTTCGGCGCAGATATTTCTGAAACGATGATTACCGAGGCCCGCAAAATAAACGCCGCGTTTATAGAAAAAGGTTTGGTTCATTTTCAGCTCACCAATGGTATAGACCTGCTATACGCAGACGAACAATTCGATAACGCTTTTACAGTAAATACCCTTTATTTTTGGCCAGAACCTATTCAATACCTTAAGCAAATTAGGGATGTATTAAAACCAAATGGGTTATTTGCGCTTTGTTTCGCTGATAAAACCTTCATGGAGAAACTGCCCTTTACTCCTTATGGATTTACACTTTACGGCGTAGAAAAAGTACAGCAACTATTGGAAAGTACCGGCTTTACCATAAAAAATACAATTAAAAAATTAGAGCAGGTACAAAGTAGCGGCGGTGAATATGTAGAAAGAGCATACTATGTAGTCGTTGCTTCTGCCAATTAAATTTTAGCATCTATAGTCCTCATAACAAACGAAAGAGGCTCGCCAATGTTATTCTTTAATACAAAATCAGATACAGGTAAGCGTAAACCACAGGGGCTGCCAGTAATAAACCATCAAAGCGGTCTAACAAGCCGCCATGCCCAGGTAATAACCCGCCACTATCTTTGGTATCCAGACTGCGTTTTAACATCGATTCTACCAGATCGCCGAGGGTACCAAAGCTGGCAATTAATAAAGCCATGCCTGCCCAAACCCAAACTGGACTTTCAGTAAATAGAAACGATAGGCCATAGGCAACCAAAACACTGGTAAACATACCCCCAAAAAAGCCTTCCCAGCTCTTTTTAGGCGAGTGGCGCTCAAATAATTTGCGTTTGCCATATTTTACCCCAAAAAGATAAGCACCGGTATCGTTTGCCCATAACATCAGTAAAAATGCCAGCGGGAAATGAAAATTATACTCGTTCCAGTTTTTTAAAAAGCCAAGCGCATGAAAAAAACAAAAAGGAATGGTTACATAAACAAAGCCCACAAAAGTGTAGGATATATTGGCAAAGGGAATTTTATTTTTCTTGTATAACTCGGTAATAAAAACCGAAAAAATAAGCGGTATACAAAGCAACAGGTACTTAACATCGTATTTAAGGTAATGTAAACCTGCAGCCATTAAAAAGACAAGTGCACCTGCAGCCAGGCCAATGTTTCTATGCGGCCTGATACCCGAATTTTTAATCAGTTTATAAAACTCAAGCAGCGATAAAACGCTTAAAACGAGATAGAATGCGGTAAATGTATAAGTACCCAGCAAAATAGAGCCAAGCATTACAATGGTAAAAAAGAAAGCGGTTATTGCCCTGGTTTTCATGCTAAAAAGGTAAAATGTGGGATGTAAAATGGATGAGGTTTGACATGTTATTCGATTTCGTTTTCGACGATATATTCGATGGCCTTATTGAAATCTACTTTATTAACCAGCACATTTATTTCGCCAATATAATAAGCCGAGAGCTGTTTATTCATCGTTACGGCCGGAATTCCAGCTTCTGTTAAGCCCTGTTTTAATACCTCGGCAGCGAAGGCATCGCCGGTAGTATATACTTTAACCCAATTTTCGCTCACGTGCTGCGCTATCTTTAAAAAATTTAAACAAAGCTATGGTAATTATTGCACTAATTAAATAGCCATACCACGGAAATCCGATTGGTTCGTCGGCTTTATCGAGTGGGATATTGTGTTTTTGCATGTAAAAGGCTGCACAAACAGCGTAAGCATTATTTAAAAAGTGCGCAAACATGGCATACCAGATACTGCCACTATAATAATACAGGTAACCAAAACCTGCTCCCAGCAGCATCCGCGGTACGAAACCATAAAACTGTACATGTATGGTACTAAAAATAATGGCCGAGAGCCATATCGCTAAGTGTGGATTGCCAAAAGCCCGCTCCAATGAGCGCTGTACACCGCCTCTAAACATTAGTTCTTCTCCAATGGCTGGTAAAACTGCAATCATTACCAGGTTTACGATAAAATCGAAATTACTCCTTACCGTAATTAGCTGAATGGTCATTTTGGCTGCCAGTTGCTCTTTTTCTTTCATCCAGGCCTCAATCCCCTTTAAAAAGCCTGGCAAAGCCATTTTTTGGTTCCAGATTACTGTCCACTCCATAAAGGGCATACTCACTATCATAATAATTACAACCAGCAAAAGCAATAAAACCTTTGGCTGCCTGAAGCTATAAAACCGGGCAATTTTTGTTCTTTCAGTTAAGGCCAAGGCTAGCGCAGGTAAAATAAATGTACCTATCGAACTTAAAATCTGTATTACCTTCAAACCTGAAATATACCTAGCATCGCCCGATAAAAGCAGGTCGAAATTACTCAACAAACCCATCCCATATATGGCAATACAGATTACAAATGCAATGATGCCGAAAACCAAAGCCCCAGCAACTGCGTAAAATAAAAGTAAAAGTAATTGTAAGAAAGGATTGATTTCCTCGCGTTTAGGTGTTACAAAATTCATTATTTGTACCTTTGTATGTTTTATTAATCGTTGAAGATAGAAAATGTCTGTAAAGATAGGAAATATTGATTTAGGAGAATTCCCGTTATTGCTTGCCCCAATGGAGGATGTGAGCGACCCGCCGTTCCGTTACGTATGCAAACAAAACGGGGCGGATATGATGTACACCGAATTTATTTCTTCGGAAGGATTGATCCGCGATGCAGCAAAAAGCAGACAGAAACTGGATATTTTTGAATATGAAAGACCTATCGGCATACAGATTTTTGGTGGCGATATCGATCACATGCGCGAGGCTTCAGAAATTGCCTCTGCAGCCGGACCGGATTTAGTTGACATTAACTACGGCTGCCCGGTAAAAAACGTAGTTTGCAAAGGCGCTGGCTCCAGCCTCCTTCAGGACATTGATAAAATGGTAAAAATGACAGATGCCGTTGTGAAGGCATCGCACCTGCCTGTTACCGTTAAAACCCGCCTGGGTTGGGATGATAACACCAAAAATGTTCGAGAAGTGGCTGAAAGGTTACAGGATGTTGGCATTCAGGCTTTAACCATTCACGGCAGAACAAGGGCTCAACTATACAAAGGGGAGGCCGACTGGACGCTGATCAGGGAAATTAAACGTAACCCGAGAATTACGATTCCAATTTTTGGCAATGGTGATGTTGATAGCCCCGAAAAAGCAGCAAACTGGCGCATGGAATATGAAGTGGATGGCATTATGATTGGCCGTGCGGCTATTGGTTATCCCTGGATTTTCCGCGAGGTTAAACATTTCTTCGAAACCGGCGAGCACCTTCCCGGACCAACCATTGAAGAGAGAATTAACGTTTGCCGTACACATTTAGATAAATCGCTGGAATGGAAAGGTCCTAAAACCGGAATCTTTGAAATGCGCCGCCATTATGCCAATTATTTTAAAGGGCTTCCTGACTTTAAACCTTACCGCATGCGCCTGGTGGCCGAGCCCGATATCAATAACATTTACAGTATTTTAGCAGAAGTGGCAGAAAAATTTGCACATTACGATGCCACAAAAGTACTGGCTTGATTTTTGAACAGTTTTTTATACATTCGTTATCATCATGGTTACAGCTATTACAGATGGGGTTAAAGTTTCGGTAGAGACGGTTTACCAGCCAGAATATTCAAATCCGGCTAATGAACATTATATGTTCGCTTATCGTGTAGAAATATCTAATCTTTCTGATTATGCTGTACAACTGATGCGCCGCCAGTGGTTTATTTTTGATTCGAACAGTAGCCGGAGAGAGGTGGAAGGAGAGGGTGTTGTTGGTTTACAACCTATCATTCAGCCTGGCGAAACCCATGTGTACGTATCAGGTTGCAATTTAAAAACCGATATGGGCAGTATGAAAGGTACCTACCTTATGAAACGTGCTTTAGATGAGTCGGAATTCGACGTAGACATTCCTGAATTTCAGCTTGTAGCACCTTATAAATTGAATTAATTTTTTTATTGTTAAGTCCTGCCGCAAATCGTCATTTCGATCCGATAGCCATCGTATGAAAGCGTGGCGGAATGCCTGCCCTTAGAGGCGGCTAGAAATCTCTAAATCAAACTATAGATTTCTCCAAAACATTCGAAATGACGACAAATCTATTAGAAAGCAATTTCAGCATTTCATTTTAAGTTTTATGCCTAATGCAACTACAAATAGCAGAACTGCTTGCACCACCTAAACCTGATTGTAACAGACATGAGTGCAACGAGTAAAGTGGAGAGCATGGGTGCATTCGCCGATAATAAAACGAAACCTGCTTTCCAAAAAAGGATCATTATTTCAAAAATATCTTTAAACAAAAATGGCCAGAATAAAATTCTGACCATCATGCATTTAATAAATTATTGCTAATCTCTGCTTCTTCCAAAAAGCATCGAAGCATAGTATAGCAAATTTGCAAGGGCACCAACCGCTGCAACAACATAGGTCATTGCGGCCCACCATAAAGCATCTTTAGCTTGTGTATTTTCTTCCTGCGTTTGCATTACCCCATGATTATTTCTTAACCAGGCCAAAGCTCTGTTGCTCGCATCGAACTCTACAGGCAGGGTAATAATGCTGAATATAGTTATTAAAGCCAGGCCAACCACACCAATTGCCAACACAATCGGGTTACCGGTAAAACTGATTAAAAGCACACCAATTAACAAAACCCATTGTAAAAGGTTAGAAGAAATGCTTACCACCGGAACCATGCTGCTCCGTAACTGCAGCCAGTTATACGATTTGGCTTGCTGCAAAGCATGACCACATTCGTGTGCTGCAACTGCTGCTGCCGCCACACTGCGGCTGTAGTAAACATCTGTACTTAAATTTACAGTTTTATCTGTCGGGTTATAATGATCAGTTAATTGTCCTTCGGTACTCATCACCTTCACATCGTATATCCCGTTATCATGCAGCATCCTTTCTGCCACCTCCTTGCCCGATAAACCTGAGCTCAATTGCATTTCGGCGTATTTGGAAAACTTGTTTCTAAATCGCCATTGTACAAACATGCTCAGTAACAATACCGGGATTATTAATATTAAATAAACTCCCATTTTCTCATGTATGTTTTTCATATCCAGTATATCAAAAAGCGTTCCCATATTATTTGATTGTTAAAAAACAGTACATTTATAGTATGCCAAATGCACTTTCATACTGGGAAAGAGAATCATTTTTTAATTATGATGTAATTATTATTGGCAGTGGCATTGTGGGTTTAAACGCGGCAGTACACCTTAAAAAATCGGCACCATCTTTAAAAATAGCGCTGCTTGAAAGTGGTTTTTTACCCACCGGTGCAAGCACCAAAAATGCCGGTTTTGCATGCTTTGGCAGCATTTCTGAACTCATTGAACAACAAGAAAAGGCTGGTTTGGACGGTTTGGCCGCGCTTATAGAAAAACGCTGGAAAGGCCTGCTTAAGCTCCGCAATTTACTTGGCGATAACACTATTGATTACCAGTGTTTAGGTGGCTATGAAATATTTAGAAAAGGTGACCACTTATTGGCCTCAACATGTGTAGCCAAAATTGAACATTACAACAAGTTAACGCTTAATATCGTTGGGCCTGATGCTTTTAGTGCCAAACCTAAAAAAGCATCTGCTTTTGGTTTCGGACCAACTGAAACATTAATTGAAAACAAATACGAAGCGCAGATCGATACCGGTAAAATGATGTTTGCCCTGATTGGCTATGCCCAACAACTTGGCATTTGCATATTTAACAATTGCACTGTTAATCATATTGCCGAAGAAACACAAGGCCTGAGCTTAGTTACTGCAAACGGTGCTTTTTCCTGCAAAAAAACGATCGTAGCTACTAACGCTTTTATTAAGGATTTAATTCCCGAGGTAGACATCGCTCCCGGAAGAGGGCAGGTTTTAATTACCAAACCCATTAAAGGTTTAAAAATTAAAGGCACTTTTCATTACGATAAAGGCTATTATTATTTCCGAAACATCAACAACCGGATTTTGCTGGGTGGAGGCCGTAATATTGATTTCAAAGCAGAAGAAACCACCACTTTTGGGCAAACAACAACAGTTCGGCAAGCCTTACAAAATTTACTGGATACTTTGATTTTACCCCAAACGCACTATGAAATAGACCAGGAATGGAGCGGCATCATGGCTTTCGGCAAAACACTCGAACCGCTTATTGAAGAAATTAAGCCCAATGTATTTTGCGCAACGCGCTGTAACGGAATGGGGATTGCTATTGGTTCGCAAACCGGAGAAGATGTGGCTGAACTGCTTTTAAAAAATTTATAATTTATCCATTTCAGCTTGCATCATCGTCAATTTTTGCGCAAACTGATCTCCTGTCTTACTGTACTTTTTAACTTCATCTCCCCAATAATTAAACTTCTGTTTGTTTTTTAAGAGATAGTAATGATAAGCTATATTGTGTGCCATTTCACTTTTTGAAGCGCTATCAGAACAATCTTTATCAGCATTTTTATATGTTTCTTCGGCATCTGTTAATTTAATATTCAGTTGAGCATAAACAAGCTCCCTATGTAGCAAACAATTTTTCGGGTTTTCAATAATAGCCTGTTTTAATAAAAAAACTGCCTTATCATATTGCTTTAGTACATTATAGGCAAAAGCAAATTCAAGAATCAATCCATTGTATTTTGGATCGATTGCTTTTACTTTCTCCAAGTATACCAGCGCTCTATCTGCCAAATCCCACTGATTGCAGACATATCCTAGCCGAAAAAGCCTGTGAACGTCTTTGTTATCCGTTTTATATCCTTTTAACCAATCTGGAGTGCCCTGTATCTGAAGATCGGCAAATTTCGAAGTAGGAATAAGGGCAGCCAAAACTCTAGTTGGTGGAATACGATGTTTAACCATCGAATTATTGATCTTTCTCCCTATATATTTTCCATTTTCGTCTATCTTAAATGTTCCTTCAACATTAAGGGTTAAGCCAGCCTGATTATCCAAATAAATGAATCCAAAATTATAAGTGCTGTCTTTGTTCATTGGAAAAGCAACCCACTTATCCTCACAGTTAATTAATGAGTGATTAAATTGAAGTTCGGTTTGAGCTTTTGATCCGATAGACCAAAGTATGAGAAACATTAATATATATTTCATTTTGAGCGTTTATACGTTAATTGAGCATTTGCAGATGCTAAATATAGAAATTTACTAAAACGTTAGCAAAGTATTCGGTTCCCAAAAAATCCTTTTTATAATATTGTTTTATATGATAATTAATCCTTGATATAACGATACGCCAAACGCTTAGCCCAAAACGCCCTACTTAAACACTATCGTTTTATTTCCGCTTACAAAAACCCGGTCTTCGAAAATTAATTCAAGCGCCTCCAACAATACTTTTTTCTCGATTTCCTTTCCGGCACGCACCATTTCCTTAACGCCAAAATTATGGTCAACATGGTTGGTATGCTGGGTAATAATAGGTCCTTCATCCAGGTTATCGGTTACAAAATGAGCCGTTGCACCAATAATCTTTACTCCCCTTTCAAAAGCCTGGCGGTAGGGGTTAGCACCTATAAACGCCGGTAGAAATGAATGGTGGATGTTGATGATCTTACCGGCATAATCTTTCACAAAATCGGCCGATAAAATGCGCATAAATTTGGCCAGCACCAGGTAATCTACATCAAACTGATTAATAATTTCCTTTATTTCCGTTTCAAAAGTGCTTTTATCTTTACCATTATGATCGACATAAAAGAATGGGATACCTAGTTTTTCTGTAAAATCACATAGCGACTCATAGTTGCCAATTACGCACCTTACATTGGCACCCAAAGTTTTAAATTGGTTTTTGATCAGTATTTCGGCCAGGCAATGGTATTCTTTCGTTACCAAAACTGCAATCTGTTTTTCCTGTTGGGTTATTAAATTAACTTCAGCATTTTCAGGAAGTTTTTCGAGCAATTTCTCTTTCAGCTCTTCAGCATTTCCCAGCACTCCGGTACAAGCTATGCGCGTAAAGAATGCCTTGTTTGCTTCATCAACAAATTCGCGCATGGCAATAATGTTAAGCTGATGCGCAGCCAATACACGGGTAATATGTGTTACTAAACCAACCTGGTCAGGGCAGGAAATGAGTACAGTTAATTCGTTCATTTATATACAGAAAACCAATGATAAAAATTTTTTCGGTGATTTTCTGACTTTTTAATATAATAGCTTTCTTTAAATATGCTAAAAGCTTTGGTACAGACCATCTAGTTTTTCACTCAACACCAAAACAGCCGGCGAATTATTTTGGTAAATACACTTATTTTTTTGAATTTTACTAAAATTTTTATCATTATGGAGTACATTGCCGTTGCATTATTAGTTGTTGTTTTAATTGTTTTGATCATTTTGCTGGTGAGAAAGCCACAAACTACGTTAGCTCAATTTTCAGTTGAAGATTTTGAACGCATAAGGATCGAAAACGAATCGCTAAAAATTAACCTGGCCAAAGCCGAAGAGCGGGTGGCTAATTTATCGACAGAGAAAGAACATGTTACCATTTTGCTTAAGCAGGAGCAACAGCGCCTGATAGATGAACTGCAATCGGAGCGCGATCGCCTGGCCGATGCCAACCGCGAACTGGAAAGCACCCGGTCTTTTTACCTGGCCGAAAAAGAAAAACTGGCTGAGCAAAAGATCAGTTTCGAACAGTCACAACAAAAACTTAATAAAGATTTCGAGCTAATTGCCAATAAAATACTGGAAGAAAAATCGACTAAATTTATTGAGCAAAACCGTACTAACCTCGACATTATCTTAAATCCGCTTAAAGAGAACATTAAAGCTTTTGAAGACAAGGTAGAAAAAGTTTACAAAGCCGAATCGGA is drawn from Pedobacter sp. HDW13 and contains these coding sequences:
- a CDS encoding DsbA family oxidoreductase, coding for MKVEIWSDVMCPFCYIGKRHFEQAIETLPFKNEIEVDWKSYQLNPEYHNTNNETVYDYLSRSKGMPVEQARQMTKQVVDMAANAGLTIDFDTNIPANTFNAHRLIHLAAKHNLQDLAEEKLFEAHFVKAKNIGETSVLVDVAIEIGLDKAEAEAVLAGDQFAEAVRYDIYESQNLGIRGVPYFVMDRKYGVSGAQPIQAFTEALTQSFKEWKEAQPKTKLTSLNKTGDAICDENGCEI
- a CDS encoding M14 metallopeptidase family protein: MIKNYLKKICLAFLITAYCAVQAQEVPTPKSHFGFDIGDNYQLANYTQTSAYFKKLAETSKRVKLVDIGQTEEGRSQYMLIVSSPENLKKLDRYKEISQQLAHAEITTEQAKALAAEGKAVVWIDGGLHANEVVGAHQLIQTAYEFASRTDPETLRILDNVIILFTHANPDGQELMSNWYMREKDQSKRTTSGLPVLYEKYAGHDNNRDFFMLNLKETQNIGRQLFVEWIPQIMYNHHQAGPAGTVVAGPPYRDPFNYVFDPTLLTSLDAVGAAMHTRMNVENKPGYTQRGGSVFSTWYNGGLRTTTYFHNMIGLLTEIVGNPTPSEIPLVPSRLLPNSDSPNPVTPRKWYFKNSIDYSVSLNYAVLNYAQRYRDELLFNIYQMGRNSIERGKKDTWSFSPKKIEAINNAAKKDKESAATGDADFGSRQLSIKAFDTVMKAPANRDPRGYIVSADQPDFNSAIKFLNALIRTGIVVQKATAGFTVAGKNYPAGSYVVKTDQAFRPHVLDMFEPQDHPNDFKYEGGAPIPPYDAAGWTLAYLMDVKFDRILDDFSGPFEKNPYGTLLKAENKFPNGAGYVLSAAQNDSYMAVNDLLKNKVEVFRSTENGDFYVSSAGKQVLEKANVKLKTAAVPKDKVKISASRIALWDTYGGSMASGWVRWMMEQYHFNATVIYPQDIDAGNLKSKYDAIIFVGGAIPSVQGGGRSFAPKMEEVPQEYRNRLGRISADKSIPELKKFLEAGGNIVTIGSSTNLAYHLKLPVRNAMMEIVNGEEKRLPAEKYYVPGSVLNVAVDTSLPCTWGMEKEADVYFDNSPVFKLTGDAIASGKIKPLMWFENATPLRSGWAWGQAYLQDGVTAFEAKVGKGKLFAFGPEIAFRAQTHGTFKLIFNQLYQ
- a CDS encoding acyl-CoA thioesterase — protein: MTLAERIENSKTSIFKAVFPNTTNHYDTLFGGTAMHMMDEVAFITATRFSRQIMVTVSSDRIDFKKPIPAGTIVELIGKVNHVGNTSLKVNVEIYIEQMYAEGRELAVHGDFTFVAIDENKKPVQVIK
- a CDS encoding class I SAM-dependent methyltransferase, coding for MEHQHSTADLENIAKQLACPEGAQGIKTGELMSINNLGMTHAAIDALVIEKGDIILEIGHGNGSHIEYLLKKANDIRYFGADISETMITEARKINAAFIEKGLVHFQLTNGIDLLYADEQFDNAFTVNTLYFWPEPIQYLKQIRDVLKPNGLFALCFADKTFMEKLPFTPYGFTLYGVEKVQQLLESTGFTIKNTIKKLEQVQSSGGEYVERAYYVVVASAN
- a CDS encoding phosphatidate cytidylyltransferase, encoding MKTRAITAFFFTIVMLGSILLGTYTFTAFYLVLSVLSLLEFYKLIKNSGIRPHRNIGLAAGALVFLMAAGLHYLKYDVKYLLLCIPLIFSVFITELYKKNKIPFANISYTFVGFVYVTIPFCFFHALGFLKNWNEYNFHFPLAFLLMLWANDTGAYLFGVKYGKRKLFERHSPKKSWEGFFGGMFTSVLVAYGLSFLFTESPVWVWAGMALLIASFGTLGDLVESMLKRSLDTKDSGGLLPGHGGLLDRFDGLLLAAPVVYAYLYLILY
- a CDS encoding putative signal transducing protein, translated to MSENWVKVYTTGDAFAAEVLKQGLTEAGIPAVTMNKQLSAYYIGEINVLVNKVDFNKAIEYIVENEIE
- a CDS encoding CPBP family intramembrane glutamic endopeptidase, yielding MNFVTPKREEINPFLQLLLLLFYAVAGALVFGIIAFVICIAIYGMGLLSNFDLLLSGDARYISGLKVIQILSSIGTFILPALALALTERTKIARFYSFRQPKVLLLLLVVIIMIVSMPFMEWTVIWNQKMALPGFLKGIEAWMKEKEQLAAKMTIQLITVRSNFDFIVNLVMIAVLPAIGEELMFRGGVQRSLERAFGNPHLAIWLSAIIFSTIHVQFYGFVPRMLLGAGFGYLYYYSGSIWYAMFAHFLNNAYAVCAAFYMQKHNIPLDKADEPIGFPWYGYLISAIITIALFKFFKDSAARERKLG